From the Oceanobacillus kimchii X50 genome, the window CGGAATAACTGTGATTTCAGTAATGGTTTCAATACCAATCGCTAATAATCCAATTAACGCAATTGTTGTTACTGTTTTACCTAACCAATGAAATAGTATCATCATATTGTCAGCAAAAAATAGTAGTCCTATTAAAATACAAATTGAAAACACAATTGGAATTACAAGATTTCGAAACATCATAGACCAGTCAAGTCCAGCATAAAATCCTCCAATTAAGCAACCAATAGGGATTGTACTAATTCCAATCATTATCCCCTTCGCAAAATACGAATGATCTTGTTTTGTAATCATACTAAGTGCAACTGGTATGGTAAATGAAATCGTTGGTCCGAGCATAGTACCTAAAAATACCCAAGCAAATAACGCAGCTTCATTGCTTTCAGCCATTTGTTCTGCAAGTGCTTGTCCACCCATATCTAATGCCAATATTGTATTCGCAAATGTAGATGGGTCTGCCCCAATCCATCTGTATAAAGGTGTTACGATCGGAGTCAAAATATTAGCAATTACTGGAGCTAAAGAGACTATTCCTACTATTACTAATGCTAACGTCCCCATAGACATAATTCCTTCTTTAAATTTTTCCCCCAAGCCTAAGCGATTACCAGCTAAATAATCAATACCACCAAGTAATAAAAAAGCTGCTAATATCAACATTATAATTTCATTTATATTCATACCTTTCCCCTTATGTATATCCATATAAAAAATGGTTATTCTTAACCCAGCATACACTATATCAAATATAGATTAAACAATACATTAATAGAATTTTTAAAATAGAAAAAAGTCTGTAGGAAAGAAATTTCTTCCTTTTCTACAGACTTTTACTGTAACAAGCTATTACTATTCTTCTAGATTAATAAATAGTTTTCCTTCAGCTTGTTCTCTTGTTTCATTACCGAAGCTATCTTTTGCAATAACTTCAATAACTGCACCATCTGCAACTGCATTACTCGTAGCAGTCCAATAACCAACATACTTACCTTCTGAAACTTCCATCATTGGAAGTTCAGTTGCATTCGTAAGTCCAAGGTTCGTTAATGGCATATGAATAACATAAGTTGCACGTAAACCTGGATCAGCTTCAAACTCAATTTTCACACTTTCTCCCGCACTGAGATGTACATCTTCTGTTGGAGTTACATTTTCAATTTCAGGAGCAGTGTAATCCACTTCTATAGTGACTGATTCAGTCGTTGTATTTCCAGCCAAGTCAGCGGCAACAACTTCAATTGTATTTTCGCCTTCATCAAGTAAAATACGTTTAGAATAAGCACCATCTTCTACAGATGCTTGCTGCCCATTAACTTCGACATAGTCTAGGTTTTCATCTGCAACAGTACCTTCTACTGTCACTGTTTCACGATTAGTCTTATCCCCATCTGAAGGATTATCAATCGTTAATTCTGGTGATTCAGTATCTAGAGTAACCGTTACAGTATCCGATTCTCCAACAACGACTTCTTCCATAATTGTTTGAGCTTGGAGTTCGTTTGCACCTTCCGTTAAATCAACTGGAATAGAGAACTCTCCACTATCTCCAACTTCTGCAGTACCAACATCTTCTCCATTGTTCAATAGTTGTAAGGTTGTTGTAGGTGAAGCAGTTCCTGCAACAGTTAATTCTGATTCATTTGTAATATAATCTTCTGCAGGAGTAGTAATAATTGGATCATCTACACCGTAAGCTACTCGAGCACGAATCATATAGTTGCCCTCAACTTCAGGTGATGGAGACCATGCTCCTGCCACACTTTGGTAGCTTCTTCCTGCATTTGGGCCATTCTCATCCGTAGCAAGTCCTGGTACATTAGGATTTACTCCAGTTTGAACATATACCATATAGAAGTCCCCTTCTACTTGGATTGCATGTTCAGATAAATCAACTACAGTCCATTCATCAAGGCTTCGAATTGCTTCTGCTTCTACCGGACCTGCAATACGTTCACCAGGAGTGCCATCTGGACCAGTCGCATCCCATACTTCAACTGCAAATTCTGTTCCGCCTGGATTTGGCCAGTCTGTACCGTGGAATTGGAACACACCATCAGTAACAATTGCAGATTCTCTACCTTCATCTAAGGACATTTTTACTGCCCATTTGTTTCCTGCATCATAGTAAGCACGAGCATTCTCAGCAGTTCCATCATCATAACCGATTTCTCCACCTGGAACGGTATAGAATGGTTCTAATGAGATATTTACTTCAGCATCTTGACCATCTAAGTCAACTTCAACTTCTGTTGGATGATATCCTTGAGCTAACACTTTTAACGTGTAATTCCCTTCATAAGCAGAAAGTGAGAAGTTACCATCTGCATCAGTTTCAACTGGTGCAATGTTTGCATCTTCTACTAAAATTACCATAGCACCTTCTACTCCCTCACCGGTATCTTCATCTGTTACAGTACCAGTGATAGTATATTGATCTATTTCTTCTAATGTAAAGTCAGCTGTTGTAGATGCATCATCTTCAATAGATACAGATTGTTCTGCAGAATGAAAGCCATATGCTTCTGCAACTGCAGTATAGTCACCAGCAGCGTGCATAAATGAATAAGAACCGTTTGCTGGATCTGTATTCACTGATCTACCTGATTCTAAAATACTGACTGTCGCATTTATTGGCAATAACGTCGGATTAATTGATTCTTTTTTGTTGTCCTTTTCTACTATTGGCATAGCAGGTGTGACCTTATTCGGATCAACTTTTTCTTTTTTCGTAACATCTTTTTCAACTGCAACGTTAGATTCTTTCTGATCAATTGTTAATGCATTTGATCCTTTCACTTCTTTCAGACCAACTGCATTGGAAACAGAAGCATCAGATAGGCCAACATCATCGATATACCAACCATCACGTGTTACACTTCCATCTGTATCAAGGTTAAATCCAATATATACACGTTGACCACTATACTCTGATAAATCCAACTCTACTTGTTGCCAACCGTCAGATATATTTGTTATACGCAACAATTGAGTCCAGTTCTCTTGGTCTGTAGAAATAAATACATGACCAAAATCCCAGTTATTTTCGATATTAAACCAATGCTGGAACTGTAAATACGATTCACCTTCTGGAAGATCAATAGGCGGCATTAATAATGTGCTATTTTCATTGTTTGTATATTGTCCTTCAGTGTTAGTAGCATATACATAATCTCCAGAGAAAGCTTCTCCAGGTCCAGAAGTCGGTTCTCCTCTGTTCCAGCTAGCATTATCACCAGATACTAGCCATCCAGATGGATTGGATTCGAAATCAGTGAAGTATCCTACACTAATTCCAGGCAATACATCTAGTGAATATTCATCAGTTGTTACTTCATTTCCTCCAAAATCATTAATAACAAAGTGATAAGAGAATGAATCTCCAGTAATACTATCACCCGGTATAGTTACCGCATACTC encodes:
- the eutH gene encoding ethanolamine utilization protein EutH, translating into MNINEIIMLILAAFLLLGGIDYLAGNRLGLGEKFKEGIMSMGTLALVIVGIVSLAPVIANILTPIVTPLYRWIGADPSTFANTILALDMGGQALAEQMAESNEAALFAWVFLGTMLGPTISFTIPVALSMITKQDHSYFAKGIMIGISTIPIGCLIGGFYAGLDWSMMFRNLVIPIVFSICILIGLLFFADNMMILFHWLGKTVTTIALIGLLAIGIETITEITVIPGLAPLEDGIQIVGLIAIVLAGAFPFVAVITKLASKHLQKIGNSLQINSASTAGLIASVAHVIPMLALLTQMNERGKVMNVAFAVSGAFVFGGHLGFVAGIESSMVIAMIIGKLSSGISAIVLALLLTSSKDSNILAKNSM
- a CDS encoding S8 family peptidase, with amino-acid sequence MRGGKDLRKKKKRQTKAFSLVATVAMTLSLITPGLSYAESGKTSLSLNDSNQVTEAKVSDRLMKNFKDDEKVTFLVKFNEKADVKKVAKEARSTAQKASLSAAKLEHIQRSAVISELKATSIDSQAEVIEYLESEIEKGNAKDLKSYHIVNGIAVTATKEVAEKIATFSEVEKVLPNETRELYTTVDKDAETPKSDVANVEWNVERVGAPAAWNMGFDGSGVVVASIDTGAQFDHPALAEKYRGYDSASGEVDHTYSWYDATAGQEIPYDDQGHGTHVTGTMVGSEPDGANQVGVAPGAQWIAVKAFTAAGGTDVDLLDAAEWILAPGGDASMAPDVVNNSWGGGPGLDEWYRDVVIAWRAAEIFPEFSAGNTTLTNPGGPGSVAVPANYPESFATGATDINDSLASFSLQGPSPYEGDVKPDISAPGVNIRSSVPGGGYEGGWNGTSMAGPAVSGAAALLIQADPSLSVDDLEEILINTAQPLTDGAFPESPNMGYGYGLVNAHDAVSSVVSGLGTLEGQVTKEGEDNEAPTYEHEAPVETYEGMDLPLTINVSDNISVSSVDVAFGDETLSAERVSGDYKSGEYAVTIPGDSITGDSFSYHFVINDFGGNEVTTDEYSLDVLPGISVGYFTDFESNPSGWLVSGDNASWNRGEPTSGPGEAFSGDYVYATNTEGQYTNNENSTLLMPPIDLPEGESYLQFQHWFNIENNWDFGHVFISTDQENWTQLLRITNISDGWQQVELDLSEYSGQRVYIGFNLDTDGSVTRDGWYIDDVGLSDASVSNAVGLKEVKGSNALTIDQKESNVAVEKDVTKKEKVDPNKVTPAMPIVEKDNKKESINPTLLPINATVSILESGRSVNTDPANGSYSFMHAAGDYTAVAEAYGFHSAEQSVSIEDDASTTADFTLEEIDQYTITGTVTDEDTGEGVEGAMVILVEDANIAPVETDADGNFSLSAYEGNYTLKVLAQGYHPTEVEVDLDGQDAEVNISLEPFYTVPGGEIGYDDGTAENARAYYDAGNKWAVKMSLDEGRESAIVTDGVFQFHGTDWPNPGGTEFAVEVWDATGPDGTPGERIAGPVEAEAIRSLDEWTVVDLSEHAIQVEGDFYMVYVQTGVNPNVPGLATDENGPNAGRSYQSVAGAWSPSPEVEGNYMIRARVAYGVDDPIITTPAEDYITNESELTVAGTASPTTTLQLLNNGEDVGTAEVGDSGEFSIPVDLTEGANELQAQTIMEEVVVGESDTVTVTLDTESPELTIDNPSDGDKTNRETVTVEGTVADENLDYVEVNGQQASVEDGAYSKRILLDEGENTIEVVAADLAGNTTTESVTIEVDYTAPEIENVTPTEDVHLSAGESVKIEFEADPGLRATYVIHMPLTNLGLTNATELPMMEVSEGKYVGYWTATSNAVADGAVIEVIAKDSFGNETREQAEGKLFINLEE